TGGAAAAGCTAAGCTAAATGGAAAGGTAGCTAAGGCTGGAACAGAAGTAAAAGTAGGACAAATTTTAGAGTTAGAATATTTTAATAAGTACTTTAAGTTTGAGATAATGGAAGTACCTACTGGAAATGTAGCTAAGGAGAAAACTTCTGACTTGATAAAAGTTTTAGAAAGTAGAGGAATAGAAATTGATATAGATAGTGAGGAGGATATTTTTTAGTGAAATTTTCGTTAAATTCTAATGGAAAAATAAATATAGGTCTGAATGTAATTGGAGTTCTTCCTAATGGGTATCATCTTTTGGATATGATTATGGTACCAATTAGTTTAAGTGATAGAATAACTGGTGAAATAGAAGATATTTCAGGAACTCTTGAAATAAAAACAAATAAAGCAGATATTCCTGTAAATGAAGATAATATTTTATGGAAAATCTATGATAAATTTTATAGTGAAAGTGGACTTTCTAAAAGAAAAATATCTTTGTATCTTGAAAAAATTATACCTCATCAAGCTGGACTTGGAGGGGGAAGCTCAAATGGAGCATTTTTATTAAAACTTTTAAATGAGTTTCATGGAAATTTTTTCTCACAAGAAAGATTGATTGAGATAGGGAAAAGTGTTGGAGCTGATATTCCATTTTTCTTGATTAATAAATCTGCAAGAGTTAGAGGAATAGGGGAGGATATTGAGATTATAGAGAATAATTTAAAAAATTCTATAATTTTAATAAAGCCACAATTTGGAGTTTCAACAGGAAAAGCTTATAAAAATATGTCTATGCTCAATAATAAAAGAGATGCAAATATTGATAAAATCATATTTGGATTAAAAGATAATAGAGTGGATATAGTTGAAGATAATATAGAAAATCATCTAGAGCAAGGATTGTTATTAGAAGATGAAAATATAATTAAATTTAGAAAAAAATTGGCAGAATTAAATATGAAATTTTTTATGTCAGGAAGTGGAAGTGCATACTATACTTTTGTTACTCAAGAAGAATCAGAAGAAGCTGTTACAAGAATAAAAGAGTACTTAAATAGCTGTGAAGTCTATCTTTGCAGTTCTTTATAGATAATACTAAAAACAGGGAAGGTGCATTAATATGAAAATTACAGATGTTAGACTAAGAGCAGTGAAAAACGAGAACGAATTAAAATTAAAGGCTTATGCTGATGTTACTTTTGATGAATGTTTTGTTATTCACGGTCTAAAAATAATAGATGGTCAAAAAGGAATGTTTGTTGCTATGCCATCGAGAAAAATGCCTGATGGAGAGTATAAAGATATAGCTCATCCTATCACACCTGAATTAAGAAAAGAGATAACAGATTCAGTTATAGCTAAATATAATGAAATGGATTTTTCTGAAGAAGTAGCTGAAGAACCAAAAGCTGAATAAGAGATAAGATAATAAATAATTTTAAAGATAACCTGAAGGAATACTTCAGGTTATTTTGTGATTTTTATAAAAGGAGTAAATAGATGAAAATTTTGATTTTAAATGGAAGTGCAAGAAAAAAAGGGAATACTAGAACAGCTTTAAAACAGATAGAAAAAGGAATAGATCTAAATAATAATAGTGCTGAATTTATAGATATTACAGATTTTAAAATAGCTGGTTGTTTAGGTTGTGATGGTTGTAAAAGAACTGGAGTTTGTGTAATAAAAGATGATGCAGTAGGATTAGTTGAAAAAATAGTTGAAGCTGATATGGTAATATTTGGATCTCCAGTTTATTGGTGGGGAATCTCTTCTCAAACTAAAGCTTTAATAGATAGAATCTATATGAAAAACTCTACTTTACCACAACTTAAAAAGAAAATTGGTGTAGTGGCAGTTGGTGCAGATGAATTATCAGGAGAGCAATATAAATTGATAAAAGGGCAATTTGATTGTATATGTGAGTATTTAGGTTGGGAGTTTGCAGTATATAAACCTATCTCAGCTGGATTGATAGGAGATGTTGAAAAGCAAGTTGGATTGATGAGAGAGTTAAAAGAGATAGGACAAAAATTATAGAAAAAGAGATATAATTAGAGAAAATATTATTGTGCATATACATATAAAAAAACTGGTAGATTTTAAGATTTACCAGTTTTTTATTTTTAATATCCTATATTATCATCTACTAAAATAAGAATAATTCTACCTTTTATTTTGCTATAACGAGTGATAAGTAGTTGGCAACATATAGTGTCTGGGGATTTACAATCATAGCAACAACCTGTTTTTTTACAAGGAGTGTCAATGTCAAATCTTTGAGCATTGATAGGGGCAGCTATATTTCTAGCACGAGATATAGCATCTTCTACACTTTTAACAACTTTATTTATTCCAACTATCATTAAAACATATTTAGGTCCATAGCAGATAGCTGCTAATCTATTGGCAACACCATCAATATTTACAAGGATTCCATCTTCAGATATAGCATTACAACTTGTTAAGAAAAAATCACTAGATAGAGCTTGATGCATAATTTTATGTTTTTCTTCTAAAGTAGTAGCTTTTTCTCTATCTAAAACTTTATAATTTCCCTTTCTAACAGCCTCTTTTAATCCGATACTTTCTATTGAAATTGATCCACCCCAACTAACAGAACTTTCTTGAGGGATAATTTCTAAAGCTTTTTTTAGAGCTTTCTCTTTATTTTGAGCAAAATAGGCATCTATATTTCTAGATTTTAAATTTTTGATTACTTGTTCTCCTAATAATATATTTCTTTTTTTTATTATATCCATAAAACTCACCTCATATAATATCTAAGATATATTTTATTATACCATAGAGAAAAAGTTACAAAAAATAAAAAAACTGTCTTTTCAGACAGTTTCAATCTCAATTAAGTGGCTGGGCTGGCTGGATTCGAACCAGCGCATGACGGAGTCAAAGTCCGTTGCCTTACCGCTTGGCGACAGCCCAACAACATGATTATGGTATCAAAAAAAAATTAGTTTGTCAATAAAAAAATTAATTTATAAATTATTAGCTTTTATTTTTGTTCATATACATATAACCAAGAAAAAAAGGTTTTTTATTAAAAATCAAATAAAAATCATGTTTTCATTGATACAAATTTTTCATTGTGGTATACTAATGAAAAGAGTTTGGCAGAAAATATAGTTGCAAAAGAGGTGAATAAAATAAAGATTTTTAAAGTTATATTAATAGGAGTTTTTATAAGTTTTAACTTATCTTATTCTCAATTAAACTATGAAGATGTAAGTAAGGAACACTGGGCATATTCTTCTATAGAGAATCTTGTTAATAGAGGTATAATAAAAGAAAATACCTATAAATTTAATGGAAATGAGCCTCTAGCAAGATATGATTTTGCTTATAGTCTTTCCCAAGTTTTAAATACTATAGATTTAGAAAAAGCTAATAAGGAAGATTTAGATATACTTCAAGCTTTGATACTTGAATTTTCGAAGGAGCTTAATAAGATAGGATTTGATACAAAAACATATAATGCTAAAATTGAGAATATTAATGAAACTGTTGAACTTTTGAGAAAAAGAATAGACGAAAATGAAAAAATTATAGATCAACTTTTGAAAAGAGTAGAAAAATTAGAGGAAAAAATCTAATATTTTTATTTATAAAAAAATCAGGGAGGGAATTTATAATGGAAAAATTAGTATTTGATTATTCAAAGGCACTAGAATTTTTTAGTGAAGCAGAACTAGAAATGATGAAGGAACAAGTTGCAGTAGCAGAAAAGTTTTTAAATGAAAAAAATGGAGCTGGAAATGATTATCTAGGTTGGATAGAACTACCTACAAACTATGATAAAGATGAGTTTGAAAGAATTAAAAAAGCAGCAGAAAAAATTAAAAATGATTCAGATGTACTTGTTGTAATTGGAATTGGAGGATCATATTTAGGAGCAAGAGCTGCTATAGATTTCTTATCTCATACATTCTATAATAGCTTAACTAAAGAACAAAGAAAAGCACCTGAAATTTACTATGTAGGAAATAATATTTCAAGTACATATTTAAAACATCTTTTAGATGTATTAGAAGGAAAAGATTATTCAATTAATGTTATTTCTAAATCAGGAACAACAACTGAACCAGCTATTGCTTTTAGAGTATTAAAAAAACATATAGAAGAAAAATATGGAAAAGATGCAGCAAAAGGAAGAATCTATGCAACAACTGATAAATCTAGAGGAGCATTAAAAAAATTAGCTGATGAAGAAGGGTACGAAACTTTTGTTATTCCTGATGATGTTGGTGGAAGATTTTCAGTTCTTACTCCAGTAGGACTTTTACCAATAGCTTGTAGTGGTGTAAATATAGATGAACTTATGGAAGGAGCAAGAGCAGCTCAAAATGATTACTCAGCTTCATATGCAGAAAATGACTGCTATAAATATGCAGCTATTAGAAATATTTTAAACAGAAAAGGTAAAGAGATTGAGATGTTAATTAACTATGAGCCTAGATTACATTATTTAGGAGAATGGTGGAAACAACTATTTGGAGAATCAGAAGGAAAAGATGGAAAAGGATTATTCCCAGCAGCAGCAGACTTCAGTACTGATCTTCACTCAATGGGACAATATATTCAAGATGGAAGAAGAGTAATGTTTGAAACAGCAGTACTTATAGGAGAACCTGAAGCTGATGTTATAATTGAAGAGGAAGCAGCAGATCTTGATGGATTAAACTATCTTGCTGGAAAAGGAATGGATTTTGTA
The genomic region above belongs to Fusobacterium varium and contains:
- a CDS encoding RNA-binding S4 domain-containing protein, which produces MRLDKFLKVSRIIKRRPIAKIVVDGGKAKLNGKVAKAGTEVKVGQILELEYFNKYFKFEIMEVPTGNVAKEKTSDLIKVLESRGIEIDIDSEEDIF
- the ispE gene encoding 4-(cytidine 5'-diphospho)-2-C-methyl-D-erythritol kinase → MKFSLNSNGKINIGLNVIGVLPNGYHLLDMIMVPISLSDRITGEIEDISGTLEIKTNKADIPVNEDNILWKIYDKFYSESGLSKRKISLYLEKIIPHQAGLGGGSSNGAFLLKLLNEFHGNFFSQERLIEIGKSVGADIPFFLINKSARVRGIGEDIEIIENNLKNSIILIKPQFGVSTGKAYKNMSMLNNKRDANIDKIIFGLKDNRVDIVEDNIENHLEQGLLLEDENIIKFRKKLAELNMKFFMSGSGSAYYTFVTQEESEEAVTRIKEYLNSCEVYLCSSL
- the spoVG gene encoding septation regulator SpoVG, with translation MKITDVRLRAVKNENELKLKAYADVTFDECFVIHGLKIIDGQKGMFVAMPSRKMPDGEYKDIAHPITPELRKEITDSVIAKYNEMDFSEEVAEEPKAE
- a CDS encoding flavodoxin family protein — its product is MKILILNGSARKKGNTRTALKQIEKGIDLNNNSAEFIDITDFKIAGCLGCDGCKRTGVCVIKDDAVGLVEKIVEADMVIFGSPVYWWGISSQTKALIDRIYMKNSTLPQLKKKIGVVAVGADELSGEQYKLIKGQFDCICEYLGWEFAVYKPISAGLIGDVEKQVGLMRELKEIGQKL
- a CDS encoding lactate utilization protein; protein product: MDIIKKRNILLGEQVIKNLKSRNIDAYFAQNKEKALKKALEIIPQESSVSWGGSISIESIGLKEAVRKGNYKVLDREKATTLEEKHKIMHQALSSDFFLTSCNAISEDGILVNIDGVANRLAAICYGPKYVLMIVGINKVVKSVEDAISRARNIAAPINAQRFDIDTPCKKTGCCYDCKSPDTICCQLLITRYSKIKGRIILILVDDNIGY
- a CDS encoding S-layer homology domain-containing protein, encoding MSFNLSYSQLNYEDVSKEHWAYSSIENLVNRGIIKENTYKFNGNEPLARYDFAYSLSQVLNTIDLEKANKEDLDILQALILEFSKELNKIGFDTKTYNAKIENINETVELLRKRIDENEKIIDQLLKRVEKLEEKI
- a CDS encoding glucose-6-phosphate isomerase, with the protein product MEKLVFDYSKALEFFSEAELEMMKEQVAVAEKFLNEKNGAGNDYLGWIELPTNYDKDEFERIKKAAEKIKNDSDVLVVIGIGGSYLGARAAIDFLSHTFYNSLTKEQRKAPEIYYVGNNISSTYLKHLLDVLEGKDYSINVISKSGTTTEPAIAFRVLKKHIEEKYGKDAAKGRIYATTDKSRGALKKLADEEGYETFVIPDDVGGRFSVLTPVGLLPIACSGVNIDELMEGARAAQNDYSASYAENDCYKYAAIRNILNRKGKEIEMLINYEPRLHYLGEWWKQLFGESEGKDGKGLFPAAADFSTDLHSMGQYIQDGRRVMFETAVLIGEPEADVIIEEEAADLDGLNYLAGKGMDFVNKKAAQGTLLAHVDGGVPNLTVTIPSATPFNLGYLFYFFEKACGISGYLLGVNPFNQPGVESYKANMFALLGKKGYEKEAEILNKRLEK